A window of the Streptomyces albireticuli genome harbors these coding sequences:
- a CDS encoding translation initiation factor IF-2 gives MTAATTSTPRAERSPGRLAGLRGLAWVVWRQHRLTSWIALAAFLAFCAELLWLRSSMMSFIDANGLRAACESAAACERRGPAVGAFQHEYYDLLRLNGLLLTWLPLLFGMFVAGPVVARELETGTYKMAWTQSVSPARWFAAKLALPVVAALAGVSVLSALHTWTWRSVDSADSGALLVDWRWFDAFDALGTAPVAGSLAAIGLGALAGLLVKRVLPAMAGTAVAGVALYWPLAAVRPRLLSPETLLGRDVPALSDGDSWRFERGMVSATGRRLPEPDCVLLEKLEGACLSRHNATGWYVDYHPAAHFWPLQGIHAGIVLAAAVALGAGTLWWMRRSYP, from the coding sequence ATGACGGCGGCCACGACCTCCACGCCCCGCGCGGAGCGCTCCCCCGGCCGCCTGGCGGGCCTGCGCGGGCTCGCCTGGGTCGTCTGGCGCCAGCACCGCCTCACGTCCTGGATCGCGCTCGCCGCGTTCCTCGCGTTCTGCGCCGAACTGCTCTGGCTGCGCTCCTCGATGATGTCCTTCATCGACGCGAACGGACTGCGGGCGGCGTGCGAAAGCGCGGCGGCGTGCGAGCGAAGGGGCCCGGCCGTCGGCGCGTTCCAGCACGAGTACTACGACCTCCTGCGCCTCAACGGCCTCCTGCTCACCTGGCTGCCGCTGCTCTTCGGGATGTTCGTCGCCGGACCCGTCGTCGCGCGCGAGCTGGAGACCGGTACGTACAAGATGGCGTGGACCCAGTCCGTGTCGCCGGCGCGCTGGTTCGCGGCGAAGCTCGCGCTCCCGGTGGTGGCCGCGCTCGCCGGCGTCTCGGTGCTGTCGGCGCTCCACACCTGGACCTGGCGGTCCGTCGACTCCGCCGACTCCGGGGCGCTGCTCGTCGACTGGCGCTGGTTCGACGCCTTCGACGCGCTGGGAACCGCCCCCGTCGCCGGATCGCTGGCCGCGATCGGGCTCGGTGCCCTCGCCGGCCTGCTGGTCAAGCGCGTACTGCCGGCCATGGCCGGCACCGCCGTGGCCGGGGTCGCGCTGTACTGGCCGCTGGCCGCCGTCCGTCCGCGCCTGCTCTCCCCGGAGACCCTGCTCGGCCGCGATGTCCCCGCGCTCTCGGACGGCGACTCCTGGCGCTTCGAGCGGGGCATGGTCTCCGCCACCGGGCGGCGGCTGCCGGAACCCGACTGCGTCCTCCTGGAGAAGCTCGAAGGGGCCTGCCTCTCCCGGCACAACGCCACCGGCTGGTACGTCGACTACCACCCGGCCGCCCACTTCTGGCCGCTCCAGGGGATCCACGCGGGAATCGTGCTGGCCGCGGCGGTGGCTCTGGGCGCGGGCACGCTGTGGTGGATGCGGCGGTCGTACCCCTGA
- a CDS encoding RNA degradosome polyphosphate kinase has protein sequence MPRADRPHGDGFGNPQPSVGSIAAHRPYAVAPPSAPALEPDLDASDLGTYGDAAYADEGAGPYDDEPLPQGRFLDRERSWLAFNERVLELAEDPATPLLERANFLAIFASNLDEFFMVRVAGLKRRIATGVATRSASGLQPREVLELIWTRSRELMARHAACYQQDVAPELAEHGIHLIRWAELTEKEQERLRTLFRQQIFPVLTPLAVDPAHPFPYISGLSLNLAVVVRNPVSGHDHFARVKVPPILSRFLEAGARRYVPLEDVIAAHLGELFPGMEVLAHHMFRVTRNEDLEVEEDDAENLLQALEKELMRRRFGPPVRLEVEETIDPYVLDLLVRELKISDAEVYPLPGPLDLTALFRIASLDRPELKYPKYVAGTHRDLAEVESASAPDIFAALRERDVLLHHPYDSFSTSVQAFLEQAASDPDVLAIKQTLYRTSGDSPIVDALIDAAESGKQVLVLVEIKARFDEQANIKWARKLEEAGCHVVYGLVGLKTHCKLSLVVRQEGETLRRYSHVGTGNYHPKTARLYEDLGLLTADPQVGADLSDLFNRLSGYSRRETYRRLLVAPRSLRDGLIARIGNEVAHHRAGRPASIRIKVNSMVDEAIVDALYRAARAGVPVDVWVRGICALRPGVVGLSENIRVRSVLGRFLEHSRVFAFGNGGEPEVWLGSADMMHRNLDRRIEALVRVTDPAHRASLSRLLESGMSDTTASWHLGPDGDWTRHATDADGQPLRNVQEMLIDARRRRRGSATP, from the coding sequence CTGCCGCGGGCGGACCGGCCGCACGGCGACGGTTTCGGCAATCCGCAGCCCTCCGTCGGCTCCATCGCCGCGCACCGCCCGTACGCGGTCGCGCCGCCTTCCGCACCGGCGCTGGAGCCCGACCTCGACGCCTCGGACCTGGGCACCTACGGCGACGCGGCGTACGCGGACGAGGGCGCGGGCCCGTACGACGACGAGCCGTTGCCGCAGGGCCGGTTCCTGGACCGGGAGCGCAGCTGGCTGGCGTTCAACGAACGGGTGCTGGAGCTGGCCGAGGACCCCGCCACGCCCCTCCTCGAACGGGCGAACTTCCTCGCCATCTTCGCCAGTAACCTGGACGAGTTCTTCATGGTGCGGGTGGCCGGCCTCAAGCGCCGCATCGCCACCGGAGTCGCCACCCGCTCGGCGTCCGGCCTCCAGCCGCGCGAGGTCCTGGAGCTGATCTGGACCCGCTCCCGCGAGCTCATGGCCCGGCACGCCGCCTGCTACCAGCAGGACGTCGCGCCCGAGCTCGCCGAGCACGGCATCCACCTGATCCGCTGGGCCGAGCTGACCGAGAAGGAGCAGGAGCGGCTGCGCACGCTCTTCCGGCAGCAGATCTTCCCCGTGCTGACCCCGCTGGCCGTCGACCCCGCGCACCCCTTCCCGTACATCTCCGGGCTGTCCCTGAACCTCGCCGTGGTCGTCCGCAACCCGGTCAGCGGCCACGACCACTTCGCCCGGGTCAAGGTGCCGCCGATCCTCTCGCGGTTCCTGGAGGCGGGCGCGCGGCGGTACGTCCCGCTGGAGGACGTCATCGCCGCCCATCTCGGGGAGCTCTTCCCGGGGATGGAGGTCCTCGCGCACCACATGTTCCGGGTCACGCGCAACGAGGACCTGGAGGTCGAGGAGGACGACGCGGAGAACCTCCTCCAGGCGCTGGAGAAGGAGCTCATGCGGCGCCGCTTCGGCCCGCCCGTGCGGCTGGAGGTCGAGGAGACCATCGACCCGTACGTCCTCGACCTGCTCGTCCGCGAGCTGAAGATCTCCGACGCCGAGGTCTATCCGCTGCCCGGCCCGCTCGACCTCACCGCCCTCTTCCGCATCGCCTCCCTCGACCGCCCCGAGCTCAAGTACCCCAAGTACGTGGCGGGCACCCACCGGGACCTCGCCGAGGTCGAGTCAGCGTCCGCGCCCGACATCTTCGCCGCGCTGCGCGAGCGCGACGTCCTGCTGCACCATCCGTACGACTCCTTCTCCACCTCCGTGCAGGCGTTCCTGGAGCAGGCGGCGTCCGACCCGGACGTCCTCGCCATCAAGCAGACGCTGTACCGGACTTCGGGCGACTCGCCGATCGTGGACGCGCTCATAGACGCGGCCGAGTCCGGCAAGCAGGTGCTCGTCCTCGTCGAGATCAAGGCCCGGTTCGACGAGCAGGCCAACATCAAGTGGGCGCGGAAGCTGGAGGAGGCCGGCTGCCACGTCGTCTACGGCCTCGTCGGCCTCAAGACGCACTGCAAGCTCTCGCTGGTCGTGCGGCAGGAAGGCGAGACGCTCCGCCGCTATTCCCATGTGGGAACGGGCAATTACCACCCCAAGACGGCCCGGCTCTATGAGGACCTCGGCCTGCTCACCGCCGACCCGCAGGTCGGCGCCGACCTCTCCGATCTCTTCAACCGGCTGTCCGGCTACTCCCGCCGCGAGACCTACCGGCGGCTGCTCGTCGCCCCCAGATCACTGCGTGACGGGCTGATAGCCCGGATCGGCAACGAGGTCGCCCACCACCGCGCGGGCCGGCCCGCCTCCATCCGCATCAAGGTCAACTCGATGGTGGACGAGGCGATCGTCGACGCCCTCTACCGGGCGGCGCGGGCCGGCGTGCCGGTGGACGTGTGGGTGCGCGGCATCTGCGCGCTGCGGCCGGGCGTCGTCGGCCTGTCGGAGAACATCCGGGTGCGGAGTGTGCTCGGCCGGTTCCTGGAGCACTCACGCGTCTTCGCGTTCGGGAACGGCGGTGAGCCGGAGGTCTGGCTCGGCAGCGCCGACATGATGCACCGCAACCTCGACCGGCGGATAGAGGCGCTCGTACGGGTCACCGACCCCGCGCACCGCGCCTCGCTCAGCAGGCTGCTGGAGAGCGGGATGTCGGACACGACCGCCTCCTGGCACCTGGGCCCGGACGGCGACTGGACCCGGCACGCGACGGACGCGGACGGGCAGCCGCTGCGGAACGTACAGGAGATGCTCATCGACGCGCGGAGGCGCCGGCGTGGCTCAGCGACCCCATGA